From one Neorhizobium galegae genomic stretch:
- a CDS encoding TetR/AcrR family transcriptional regulator has product MSNLLTTADEILASARTLIMSGGYNGFSYADIAGVVGIRKASIHHHFPSKIDLVRTLVQRYREEGEAGVAALEQNVQNPLELLKIYAGHWAQCIEDASRPFCVCALLASELPSLPPEVAAEVRAFFRFASTWLTSVMERGSQQGALRLSSEPRVEAEAFMASVHGAMLSARAYGTPEVFATILAPTLERLSPAVVQ; this is encoded by the coding sequence ATGAGCAACCTTCTGACAACCGCCGACGAAATCCTTGCTTCTGCGCGAACTTTGATCATGAGCGGAGGCTATAACGGTTTTAGCTATGCCGATATCGCTGGAGTCGTTGGAATCCGGAAGGCCAGTATCCATCACCATTTTCCGAGCAAGATCGACTTGGTTCGCACGCTTGTGCAGCGATACCGTGAGGAGGGAGAGGCAGGCGTGGCGGCGCTGGAACAGAACGTGCAGAACCCGCTCGAACTCCTCAAAATCTACGCGGGTCATTGGGCCCAATGTATTGAGGACGCGAGCAGGCCTTTTTGTGTCTGCGCTCTGCTTGCGAGCGAGCTGCCCTCCTTGCCACCGGAAGTCGCAGCAGAAGTAAGAGCTTTTTTCCGCTTTGCCTCGACGTGGCTGACCTCGGTCATGGAGCGCGGTTCACAGCAGGGGGCTTTGAGGCTTTCGAGCGAGCCTCGCGTTGAGGCGGAAGCGTTCATGGCATCCGTCCACGGAGCTATGCTGTCCGCGCGTGCTTACGGCACCCCGGAAGTGTTTGCCACCATTCTGGCGCCCACTCTGGAGCGTCTGTCTCCGGCGGTCGTCCAATAA
- the adhP gene encoding alcohol dehydrogenase AdhP — MKRTMKAAVVHQFGKPLAIECVPVPVPGPGEILVKVMACGVCHTDLHAADGDWPVKPSPPFIPGHEAAGIVVELGPGVTGLKEGDAVGVAWLHDACLACEYCETGWETLCEHQHNTGYSCNGGFAEYVIASAAFAARLPQNVDFAAISPILCAGVTTYKGLKETEAKPGEWVAISGIGGLGHVAIQYAKAMGFHVVALDVSPEKLELARSLGADLAVDARSLTAVEDTLKATGGGAHGVLVTAVSPPAFSQAIRMVRRKGTVSLVGLPPGEFPTPIFDVVLKRITLRGSIVGTRRDLDEAITFATEGKVKAEIHKAQLEDINDIFARLKDGKIDGRMVLDFSSAS; from the coding sequence ATGAAGCGAACGATGAAAGCCGCTGTCGTGCATCAATTCGGCAAGCCACTTGCGATCGAATGCGTCCCGGTGCCCGTACCGGGCCCAGGCGAAATCCTCGTTAAGGTCATGGCCTGCGGCGTCTGCCACACCGACCTTCACGCCGCCGATGGCGATTGGCCCGTCAAGCCCAGCCCGCCGTTCATTCCCGGACACGAGGCGGCCGGCATTGTCGTCGAGCTCGGCCCAGGAGTGACGGGATTGAAGGAAGGTGACGCCGTCGGCGTCGCCTGGCTGCACGACGCATGTCTCGCTTGCGAATATTGCGAGACCGGCTGGGAGACGCTTTGCGAGCACCAGCACAATACCGGCTATAGCTGTAACGGCGGCTTTGCCGAATATGTCATCGCCTCCGCCGCCTTCGCCGCAAGACTGCCGCAGAATGTCGATTTCGCGGCGATCTCGCCGATCCTCTGCGCCGGCGTGACCACCTACAAGGGGCTCAAGGAGACCGAAGCGAAACCCGGCGAATGGGTGGCGATCTCCGGCATCGGCGGGCTCGGCCATGTCGCAATTCAATATGCCAAGGCGATGGGCTTCCATGTGGTGGCGCTCGACGTCAGCCCGGAAAAGCTGGAGCTTGCCCGCAGCCTGGGCGCGGATCTCGCCGTGGATGCCCGCTCGCTGACCGCGGTCGAGGACACGCTGAAGGCAACCGGCGGCGGCGCGCACGGCGTGCTGGTCACCGCCGTCTCGCCGCCGGCTTTCTCCCAAGCAATCCGGATGGTAAGACGCAAGGGAACGGTCAGCCTGGTCGGCCTACCGCCCGGCGAGTTCCCGACGCCGATCTTCGACGTCGTACTCAAACGCATCACGCTGCGCGGCTCGATCGTCGGGACAAGGCGTGATCTCGATGAGGCGATCACCTTTGCCACCGAAGGCAAGGTCAAGGCGGAGATCCACAAGGCGCAGCTCGAAGACATCAACGACATCTTCGCACGCCTGAAGGACGGCAAGATCGATGGGCGCATGGTGCTGGATTTCTCATCTGCATCCTGA
- a CDS encoding HlyD family secretion protein, with protein sequence MSRKLKFGLAVIAAAGIGYFAWRYYDMRLSAEAMPGIASGNGRIEAVEIDIAARTAGRLSDILVKEGNLVKAGAVVARMDIEQLAAQKREAEAQLARARIGIDTAKSLVVQRQAEKEAAAATVSQNEVQLQSARKRLARSEQMSRSGSVSEQLLDDDRARVEGGVATVSAAKANLAATDAAIGAAQSQVVDAEAAVEAVQATVARIDADLRDSELKAPRDGRVQYLVAQPGEVVAAGGRVLNILDVGDVYMTFFLPTGEAGRTPIGSEARIVLDAAPQYVIPARISFVSDVAQFTPKTVETEEERQKLMFRLRARVSPELLQKYIAQVKTGLPGRTYVKLDPAAEWPAALSRPITP encoded by the coding sequence TTGAGCCGTAAATTGAAATTTGGCCTCGCTGTCATCGCCGCTGCGGGTATCGGGTATTTCGCGTGGCGCTATTACGACATGCGACTTTCGGCAGAGGCCATGCCGGGCATCGCCAGTGGAAACGGCCGCATCGAGGCAGTCGAGATTGATATCGCGGCGCGGACGGCCGGACGGCTTTCTGATATTCTGGTCAAGGAAGGCAACTTGGTCAAAGCCGGCGCAGTCGTCGCCCGCATGGATATCGAACAGCTCGCCGCCCAGAAGCGGGAAGCGGAAGCCCAGCTTGCCAGGGCCAGGATCGGTATCGACACCGCGAAAAGCCTCGTCGTCCAGCGCCAGGCGGAAAAGGAAGCCGCGGCCGCAACCGTCTCCCAGAACGAGGTCCAGTTGCAATCGGCCCGCAAGCGGCTGGCCCGTAGCGAGCAGATGAGCCGCAGCGGATCGGTTTCCGAGCAATTGCTGGACGACGACCGCGCCCGCGTCGAAGGAGGGGTCGCAACCGTCTCGGCGGCCAAAGCCAATCTTGCGGCGACCGATGCGGCAATCGGTGCGGCGCAGTCGCAAGTCGTGGATGCCGAGGCCGCGGTCGAGGCGGTGCAGGCGACCGTCGCGCGGATCGACGCCGATCTGCGCGATTCCGAGCTCAAGGCGCCGCGCGACGGACGGGTGCAATATCTCGTGGCGCAGCCGGGCGAAGTGGTCGCCGCCGGCGGCCGCGTGCTCAACATCCTCGATGTCGGCGATGTCTACATGACGTTCTTCCTTCCGACCGGGGAAGCTGGGCGCACCCCGATCGGCAGCGAAGCTCGCATCGTGCTCGATGCCGCCCCTCAATATGTCATTCCAGCCCGGATATCCTTTGTGTCCGATGTCGCGCAATTCACGCCAAAGACAGTGGAGACCGAAGAGGAACGCCAGAAGCTGATGTTCCGCCTGCGCGCGCGCGTCTCTCCGGAACTGCTCCAGAAATATATCGCACAGGTCAAGACGGGGTTGCCGGGCCGGACCTATGTGAAGCTCGATCCCGCCGCAGAGTGGCCGGCGGCGCTGTCACGGCCGATCACCCCATGA
- the rbbA gene encoding ribosome-associated ATPase/putative transporter RbbA — MSPEQQAKGTPAEPAYVARLAAVGHSYGKTRAIDGISLDLPSGRMIGLIGPDGVGKSSLLSLISGARQVQTGEIEVLGGDMRSARYRDRTCPAIAYMPQGLGKNLYPTLSVFENADFFARLFGQGREEREYRIATLLKRTGLSGFEDRPAGKLSGGMKQKLGLCCALIHDPDLLILDEPTTGVDPLSRRQFWSLVDDIRRERPEMSVIVATAYMEEAARFDWLAVMDAGKVLATGTPREILAHTGAATLDDAFIALMPEERRATHKAIPLHPPADFDAAEFAIEAEGLTMRFGDFTAVDDVSFRIRRGEIFGFLGSNGCGKSTTMKMLTGLLPASEGTAKLFGKKVDPKDMDVRRRVGYMSQAFSLYTELTVRQNLDLHARLFRLPADTISARIEEMGRRFELMDVMDALPDGLPLGVRQRLSLAVALIHSPEVLILDEPTSGVDPIARDQLWAALIELSRKDHVTIFISTHFMNEAERCDRISLMHAGKVLVSDTPDAIRKNRYATTLEEAFIAYLEDAIGGTATSSAPEEDGRKFGDARRHRAFDLRRIWSYSLRETLEIRRDPIRATLALIGSVILMFVIGYGINMDVKDLTFAVLDRDDTVASRDYIANIAGSRYFIEQPPLADYADLDRRMRDGTLKLAIEIPAGFAEHVARGHDVEIGAWIDGAMPQRAETTRGYVQGMHAHWLAQKAREIYGDAASGQFSIETRFRYNPGIESLVAMVPAVIPLLLLLIPAMLAALSVVREKELGSIVNFYVTPVTRLEFLIGKQLPYLALGMMNAVLLWLFAVLVFQVPFTGSLLAFATAALLYVAFATAFGLLVSTFMSSQIAAIFGTTLLTIIPAVQFAGMIDPVSSLQGIGAFIGQIYPTTYFNIISRGTFSKGLGFENLLGAFLPLIVAGPLLIATSVVFLKKQAR; from the coding sequence ATGAGCCCGGAGCAGCAGGCGAAGGGCACCCCGGCGGAACCCGCCTATGTGGCGCGGTTGGCGGCTGTCGGCCATTCCTACGGCAAGACGCGCGCCATCGACGGCATAAGTCTCGACTTGCCGTCCGGGCGTATGATCGGCCTGATTGGCCCGGACGGGGTGGGCAAATCCTCGCTGCTTTCGCTGATTTCCGGAGCACGCCAGGTCCAGACGGGCGAGATCGAAGTGCTTGGCGGCGACATGCGTAGCGCCCGTTACCGCGATCGCACCTGCCCGGCCATTGCCTATATGCCGCAGGGGCTCGGCAAGAACCTCTATCCGACGCTATCGGTGTTCGAGAATGCCGATTTCTTCGCCCGCCTGTTCGGCCAGGGCCGAGAGGAGCGGGAATACCGCATTGCAACCCTTCTGAAACGCACCGGCCTTTCGGGCTTCGAGGACCGCCCCGCCGGCAAGCTTTCGGGCGGCATGAAACAGAAGCTCGGCCTCTGCTGCGCCCTCATTCACGATCCGGACCTTTTGATTCTCGACGAGCCTACGACCGGCGTCGATCCGCTGTCGCGCCGGCAGTTCTGGAGCCTCGTCGACGATATCCGGAGGGAGCGGCCGGAGATGAGCGTGATCGTTGCGACCGCCTATATGGAGGAAGCGGCGCGTTTCGACTGGCTGGCGGTCATGGATGCCGGAAAAGTGCTGGCGACCGGCACGCCGCGCGAAATCCTTGCCCATACCGGCGCCGCCACGCTCGACGATGCCTTCATTGCGCTGATGCCGGAGGAGAGGCGGGCCACGCACAAGGCCATTCCGCTTCATCCGCCGGCGGATTTCGACGCGGCGGAATTTGCCATCGAGGCGGAAGGCCTGACCATGCGCTTCGGCGATTTCACGGCGGTGGACGATGTCAGCTTCCGCATCCGCCGCGGCGAGATCTTTGGCTTCCTCGGCTCGAACGGCTGCGGCAAGTCCACGACGATGAAGATGCTGACTGGCTTGCTGCCGGCAAGCGAGGGCACGGCGAAGCTGTTCGGCAAGAAGGTGGACCCGAAGGACATGGATGTCCGGAGGCGTGTCGGCTACATGAGCCAGGCCTTCTCGCTCTATACAGAGCTGACGGTCCGGCAGAACCTCGACCTGCATGCGCGGCTGTTTCGGCTGCCGGCCGACACGATTTCGGCCCGGATCGAGGAAATGGGCCGGCGTTTCGAGCTTATGGACGTCATGGACGCACTGCCGGACGGCTTGCCTCTCGGTGTCCGGCAGCGGCTTTCGCTGGCGGTGGCACTGATCCATTCGCCGGAGGTGCTGATCCTCGACGAACCGACTTCGGGCGTCGATCCGATCGCCCGCGACCAGCTGTGGGCGGCGCTGATCGAGCTCTCCCGCAAAGACCACGTCACCATATTCATCTCCACCCATTTCATGAACGAGGCGGAGCGCTGCGACCGCATATCGCTGATGCATGCCGGCAAGGTGCTGGTGAGCGATACACCCGATGCGATCCGCAAAAACCGCTATGCCACGACGCTGGAGGAAGCGTTCATCGCCTATCTCGAAGATGCGATCGGCGGGACGGCCACTTCATCCGCGCCAGAGGAAGACGGGCGCAAGTTCGGCGACGCTCGTCGGCACCGCGCCTTCGACCTACGCCGCATCTGGAGCTACAGCCTTCGTGAAACGCTGGAGATCCGCCGCGACCCCATCCGCGCCACTTTGGCGCTGATCGGCAGCGTCATCCTGATGTTCGTGATCGGCTACGGCATCAACATGGACGTCAAGGACCTGACGTTTGCGGTTCTCGACCGTGACGATACGGTCGCCAGCCGCGACTATATCGCCAACATCGCCGGCTCCCGCTATTTCATCGAGCAGCCGCCGCTTGCAGATTATGCCGATCTCGACAGGCGCATGCGCGACGGTACGCTGAAGCTGGCGATCGAGATCCCCGCCGGCTTTGCCGAACATGTCGCCCGCGGCCACGACGTCGAGATCGGCGCGTGGATCGACGGCGCCATGCCGCAACGGGCGGAAACGACGCGCGGCTACGTGCAGGGCATGCATGCCCATTGGCTGGCGCAGAAGGCGCGCGAGATCTACGGCGATGCGGCAAGCGGGCAGTTCTCGATCGAGACCCGCTTCCGCTACAATCCCGGCATCGAAAGCCTGGTGGCGATGGTGCCGGCCGTCATTCCGCTGCTGCTTCTGCTGATCCCGGCGATGCTCGCGGCGCTGTCGGTGGTGCGGGAGAAGGAACTCGGCTCGATCGTCAATTTCTACGTGACACCGGTGACGCGGCTGGAATTCCTCATCGGCAAGCAGCTTCCCTACCTGGCGCTCGGCATGATGAACGCCGTGCTCCTGTGGCTGTTCGCGGTCCTGGTGTTTCAGGTGCCGTTCACCGGCAGCCTGCTGGCCTTTGCCACAGCCGCTCTTCTCTATGTCGCTTTCGCGACCGCCTTCGGCCTCCTCGTCTCGACTTTCATGTCGAGCCAGATCGCCGCGATCTTCGGGACGACGCTGTTGACGATCATACCGGCCGTGCAGTTCGCCGGGATGATCGATCCGGTCTCCTCGCTTCAGGGCATCGGGGCGTTCATCGGCCAGATCTATCCGACGACCTATTTCAACATTATCTCTCGGGGCACTTTCTCCAAGGGCCTCGGCTTCGAAAACCTTTTAGGGGCTTTCCTGCCGCTCATTGTTGCCGGGCCGCTGCTGATTGCGACGAGCGTCGTCTTTCTCAAGAAACAGGCTCGGTGA
- a CDS encoding ABC transporter permease, giving the protein MRLANILHLGIKELRGLLRDPILLGLIVYSFTIAVYTEAKAVPETLNNAPIAIVDEDNSPLSRRIADSFLKPYFKPPAMITAGEMDARMDAGTDTFALDIPPNFQSDLIAGKSPVIQLNVDATRMTQAFSGSGYVQNIVSTEVAGFAAADIDDRIPSVDLALRARFNPQLNQMWFASVMNVINNVTMLAIILTGTALIREREHGTVEHLLVMPLTPFEIMAAKVWSMGLVVFAATLLSLIFVVQGLLKVPIEGSIVLFMAGAALHLLAATAMGIALATLAGSMPQFGLLLMLVLLPLQILSGATTPRESMPEAIQTIMLAAPNTHFILLAQAILYRGAGFSVVWPQFLWLASISAGLFVFSLLGFRRSLR; this is encoded by the coding sequence ATGCGGCTCGCCAATATCCTCCATCTCGGGATCAAGGAACTGCGCGGCCTGCTGCGCGATCCGATATTGCTCGGGCTGATCGTCTATTCCTTCACCATCGCGGTCTATACGGAAGCAAAAGCAGTTCCAGAAACATTGAACAATGCGCCGATCGCGATCGTCGACGAGGACAATTCGCCGCTCTCGCGCCGGATCGCCGACTCTTTCCTGAAGCCCTATTTCAAGCCACCGGCGATGATCACGGCGGGCGAGATGGATGCTCGCATGGATGCCGGCACCGACACGTTCGCGCTCGATATTCCGCCGAACTTCCAGAGCGACCTGATCGCCGGCAAATCCCCCGTCATCCAGCTCAATGTCGATGCGACCCGAATGACCCAGGCGTTTTCCGGATCCGGATATGTACAGAACATCGTCTCGACCGAAGTCGCCGGTTTTGCCGCCGCGGATATCGATGATCGTATACCGTCGGTGGATCTGGCATTGCGCGCCCGGTTCAATCCCCAACTCAACCAGATGTGGTTCGCATCGGTGATGAACGTGATCAACAACGTCACCATGCTGGCGATCATCTTGACCGGAACAGCTCTCATCCGCGAGCGGGAACACGGGACGGTGGAGCATCTTCTGGTGATGCCTTTGACGCCGTTCGAAATCATGGCCGCAAAAGTGTGGTCGATGGGGCTGGTGGTGTTCGCTGCCACTCTGCTTTCGCTGATCTTCGTGGTGCAGGGATTGCTGAAGGTTCCGATCGAAGGATCGATCGTGCTGTTCATGGCGGGGGCGGCGCTCCACCTGCTGGCGGCGACCGCCATGGGGATCGCGCTCGCAACGCTTGCGGGTTCGATGCCGCAGTTCGGCCTGCTGCTGATGCTGGTGCTCCTGCCGCTGCAAATCCTCTCCGGCGCGACCACGCCCCGCGAAAGCATGCCGGAAGCGATCCAGACGATCATGCTTGCCGCGCCGAACACGCATTTCATCCTGCTCGCCCAGGCGATCCTCTATCGCGGCGCCGGGTTCTCGGTGGTCTGGCCGCAGTTCCTCTGGCTCGCGAGCATCTCTGCGGGCCTCTTCGTGTTTTCGCTGCTCGGATTTCGTCGGTCGTTGCGATGA
- a CDS encoding efflux RND transporter periplasmic adaptor subunit, producing the protein MLEVPKPIMKETPSVVEKAQVQAIGKTLRLSARVYAFSILLAVAMGVGFGAWAMFLRPIEVQVASTEQDVPVQVFGLGTVEARVTSRIGFKVSGVVVDLRADVGDRVSKGAVLARLDDREQNAQVARANAVVQQAEANLQRATASVEKAQVNHANAKSINERRQSLLKGNTTSLEAAQTAEAAEDAALADVNLAESDLLVAKANIGDAKAQQQLQSTILDFYTLAAPYDAMVTTRLRELGSALGAGEPVFTLIDPKTVWALAYIDESKAGEITVGEPAEIVLRSQPGRRIAGHVARIQPESDRVNEERRVEITFDSPPADLYLGEQAEAHITTVRLPQALLVPEAAIIGLGKNQGTIWAVEDGTLEQRNVTLGHRLLDGRIEITSGVPEHALVLTTLRSGLRIGRAAKVAEGTSR; encoded by the coding sequence ATGCTTGAAGTTCCAAAGCCGATCATGAAGGAGACCCCTTCAGTCGTCGAAAAGGCACAGGTCCAAGCCATCGGAAAGACGCTGCGCCTATCCGCCCGTGTCTACGCGTTCTCTATCCTGCTGGCCGTTGCCATGGGCGTAGGTTTCGGCGCATGGGCGATGTTCCTGCGCCCGATCGAAGTTCAAGTCGCAAGCACCGAGCAAGACGTGCCCGTGCAGGTCTTCGGCCTCGGGACGGTCGAGGCGCGGGTGACATCGAGGATTGGCTTCAAGGTGTCTGGCGTGGTGGTCGATTTGCGCGCCGATGTCGGCGACCGCGTTTCCAAGGGCGCGGTTCTGGCCCGTCTTGATGACCGTGAGCAGAACGCACAGGTCGCTCGGGCAAACGCGGTGGTCCAACAGGCCGAAGCCAATCTTCAAAGAGCGACCGCAAGCGTCGAAAAGGCTCAGGTGAACCATGCGAATGCCAAGAGCATCAATGAGCGCCGGCAATCGCTGTTAAAGGGTAATACCACCTCGCTTGAAGCCGCGCAGACGGCAGAAGCGGCAGAGGACGCAGCCTTGGCCGATGTGAACCTGGCGGAAAGCGATCTCCTGGTGGCCAAGGCCAATATTGGCGACGCCAAAGCGCAACAGCAACTGCAATCAACCATATTGGACTTCTACACCCTCGCGGCGCCCTACGATGCCATGGTGACCACGCGCCTCAGGGAACTCGGCTCGGCGCTCGGCGCCGGTGAACCGGTGTTCACGCTGATCGACCCAAAGACCGTGTGGGCACTCGCCTACATCGACGAGAGCAAGGCCGGCGAGATCACCGTCGGCGAACCGGCCGAGATCGTGCTGCGTTCTCAGCCTGGCAGGCGTATCGCCGGCCACGTCGCGCGCATCCAGCCGGAAAGCGACCGGGTCAACGAGGAGAGGCGGGTCGAGATCACGTTCGACTCGCCGCCCGCCGATTTGTATCTCGGTGAGCAGGCTGAGGCCCACATCACGACCGTTCGGCTTCCGCAGGCCCTATTGGTCCCGGAGGCAGCCATCATCGGCCTCGGCAAAAATCAAGGGACCATATGGGCCGTCGAGGATGGCACCCTGGAGCAGCGCAACGTGACACTGGGGCACCGGCTGCTCGACGGACGTATTGAGATCACCAGCGGTGTCCCTGAGCACGCCCTCGTCCTCACGACATTGCGCAGTGGACTGCGCATCGGCCGTGCAGCGAAGGTCGCCGAAGGGACAAGTCGATGA